The Syntrophobacterales bacterium genome includes a window with the following:
- a CDS encoding NAD-dependent malic enzyme encodes MTTTLKNEETARLPRGVALLREPMLNKGTSFTAAERETFGLRGLLPPKIFTQQERVDQVLDRLRKKPNDLEKYLCISDLRDRDEQLFYQTLINHVEEIAPLVYTPTVGLACQEFSNIFSSPRGIYLTKYDRGQIKKVLQNWYRAVRVIVVTDGERILGLGDLGANGMGIPIGKLSLYTGYAGIDPDGCLPITIDVGTNNQELLQSPNYIGLQEPRLRGAAYDELIDEFMAAAHEVFPEALIQMEDFGNVNAFRLLQKYRDQYPFFNDDIQGTASVALAGVLSSLKITGGKLKEQRLLFLGAGEAGIGMGSLIASAMALEGMSEEEARRNCWFVDSHGLVVKSRHDLAEHKLLFAHDYPFQPDLRSAIESLRPTALIGASAQAGAFTEEILRLMAKINERPIIFALSNPTSKSECTAETAYRCTDKRAVFASGSPFPPVVIDGQTFVSGQSNNAYIFPGAGLGIVASRATSVTDEMFAAAARSLTDQVTQADLDMGRIFPSLALIREVSFNIAVAVAKIVFARGLTKMKEPDDLGGFIRASMYDPTYRQYA; translated from the coding sequence ATGACAACAACTTTAAAGAACGAGGAAACAGCACGTCTTCCCAGGGGGGTTGCCCTGCTCCGGGAGCCAATGCTGAACAAGGGAACATCCTTCACCGCGGCAGAACGCGAAACTTTCGGGCTGCGGGGGCTGCTGCCGCCGAAGATTTTCACCCAGCAAGAAAGGGTTGACCAGGTGCTGGACCGTCTCCGAAAGAAACCCAATGATCTGGAAAAATACCTGTGCATTTCCGATCTCCGGGACCGTGACGAGCAACTGTTCTACCAAACCCTCATCAATCATGTCGAAGAAATTGCCCCCCTCGTTTACACGCCGACCGTGGGCCTCGCCTGCCAGGAATTCAGCAATATTTTTAGTTCCCCCCGCGGCATATACCTTACAAAATACGACCGCGGCCAAATCAAGAAGGTCCTTCAGAACTGGTATCGCGCCGTGCGGGTAATAGTCGTAACCGACGGCGAGCGCATCCTCGGCCTCGGCGATCTGGGGGCGAACGGCATGGGAATCCCGATCGGCAAATTGTCGCTTTACACGGGGTACGCCGGCATAGATCCCGACGGCTGCCTGCCGATTACCATCGACGTCGGCACAAACAACCAGGAACTCCTGCAATCGCCAAACTATATCGGGCTTCAGGAACCCCGCCTGCGGGGAGCAGCCTATGACGAACTGATCGATGAATTCATGGCGGCCGCGCACGAGGTTTTTCCGGAGGCTTTAATCCAGATGGAAGATTTCGGAAACGTTAACGCCTTTCGCCTGCTGCAAAAATACCGCGACCAATACCCCTTTTTCAACGACGACATTCAGGGAACGGCTTCCGTTGCGCTGGCTGGCGTTCTCTCTTCTCTGAAGATAACTGGGGGAAAATTAAAGGAACAGCGCCTGCTTTTTCTCGGCGCGGGAGAAGCGGGAATCGGCATGGGCAGCCTTATTGCCTCGGCAATGGCCCTGGAAGGAATGTCCGAGGAGGAAGCCCGGCGCAACTGCTGGTTTGTCGATTCCCATGGACTGGTCGTCAAGAGCCGCCATGATTTGGCCGAGCACAAGCTTCTGTTCGCGCATGACTATCCTTTCCAGCCGGATCTGCGGTCGGCTATCGAGTCGCTCCGGCCGACGGCGCTCATTGGCGCTTCCGCTCAAGCAGGCGCTTTCACGGAGGAAATTCTGCGCCTCATGGCAAAAATCAATGAAAGGCCGATTATCTTCGCGCTTTCCAACCCCACATCCAAGTCGGAATGCACCGCCGAGACGGCCTATCGTTGCACGGACAAACGCGCCGTTTTTGCAAGCGGAAGTCCCTTTCCACCTGTCGTGATCGATGGCCAGACATTCGTCTCGGGACAGTCCAATAACGCCTACATTTTCCCCGGAGCGGGCCTCGGCATCGTCGCCTCGCGGGCCACCTCCGTCACCGACGAAATGTTTGCCGCGGCAGCGCGTTCGCTGACCGACCAGGTCACGCAGGCGGACCTGGACATGGGACGTATCTTTCCCTCCCTGGCGCTTATCCGCGAGGTGTCGTTCAATATCGCAGTGGCCGTCGCGAAAATCGTCTTTGCCCGCGGCCTGACTAAAATGAAGGAACCGGATGACCTGGGCGGCTTCATCAGGGCCTCGATGTACGATCCGACTTACCGGCAGTACGCATAG
- the glmM gene encoding phosphoglucosamine mutase, protein MSKLFGTDGIRGVANKAPMTAEMALNIGRAVAHLLDREGHAPRIVIGRDTRISGDMLENALVAGLCSMGADAIVAGILPTPGVAFLAGSLRAAAGIVISASHNPYEDNGIKIFGKGGFKLPDETEAALEELVSAEKIPALVPSPAKLGRVSRMDDAPGRYTAFLKQSFPREHSLAGMKLVLDCANGAAHRVAPDVFSELGATTTTLFNTPDGKNINLRCGSQHPEKLAKKVVEEGADAGFAFDGDGDRVIAVDEKGHVLTGDRMLAICAKVMKNEGKLTNNIVVRTVMSNTGLRIALESLGIDSVITGVGDRLVIEAMKAKGAALGGEDSGHLIFLEHHTTGDGIITALQVAAAMKKADQPLSLLAEIMHVFPQVLVNVHVKSRPELETVPAIAAAIRQAEERLRDQGRVLVRYSGTQHICRIMAEGPTQEETEQICRTLAAVIDQSLNV, encoded by the coding sequence ATGAGCAAACTTTTCGGCACCGACGGCATTCGGGGGGTGGCAAACAAAGCGCCGATGACGGCGGAGATGGCGCTGAATATTGGCCGCGCCGTCGCCCATCTGCTTGACAGGGAAGGACATGCGCCCCGCATTGTCATCGGCAGGGACACCCGCATTTCCGGGGACATGCTGGAAAATGCGCTTGTCGCCGGGCTCTGCTCCATGGGCGCGGATGCAATAGTCGCCGGGATTCTTCCCACCCCGGGGGTAGCTTTTCTTGCCGGCAGTCTCCGCGCCGCTGCGGGAATTGTCATCTCTGCTTCCCATAACCCCTACGAAGACAATGGGATAAAGATATTCGGCAAGGGCGGGTTCAAGCTTCCCGACGAAACGGAGGCGGCGCTCGAGGAGCTGGTATCCGCCGAAAAAATCCCGGCCCTCGTCCCCTCCCCCGCCAAACTTGGCAGGGTCTCCCGAATGGACGATGCACCCGGCCGCTATACGGCCTTTCTGAAACAATCCTTTCCCCGCGAACATTCGCTCGCGGGGATGAAGCTGGTTCTGGACTGTGCAAACGGGGCCGCTCATCGCGTTGCGCCTGACGTCTTTTCCGAACTGGGCGCCACAACGACAACCCTGTTCAACACGCCGGACGGCAAAAACATCAACCTCCGCTGCGGCTCCCAGCACCCGGAAAAACTGGCGAAAAAGGTAGTGGAAGAGGGCGCCGACGCCGGGTTTGCCTTCGACGGCGACGGCGATCGCGTGATTGCGGTGGACGAAAAAGGCCATGTTCTCACCGGGGACCGCATGCTCGCGATCTGCGCCAAGGTCATGAAGAATGAGGGAAAATTGACCAATAATATCGTCGTTCGGACGGTGATGAGCAATACCGGTCTGCGGATCGCCTTGGAATCCTTGGGGATAGACTCCGTCATCACCGGGGTCGGCGATCGGCTCGTTATCGAGGCGATGAAAGCGAAAGGGGCAGCGCTGGGGGGAGAGGATTCCGGCCATCTGATCTTTCTCGAACACCACACAACCGGCGACGGGATTATCACCGCCCTGCAGGTGGCGGCGGCAATGAAAAAGGCAGACCAACCCCTCTCCCTGCTTGCTGAAATAATGCATGTATTTCCCCAGGTTCTCGTCAATGTGCATGTAAAATCCAGACCTGAACTAGAAACAGTCCCGGCGATCGCCGCCGCGATCCGCCAGGCGGAGGAGCGTCTCAGGGATCAGGGCCGCGTGCTTGTCCGCTACTCCGGCACGCAGCATATCTGCCGGATCATGGCAGAGGGGCCAACCCAGGAAGAAACCGAGCAGATCTGCCGCACGCTCGCCGCCGTGATTGACCAAAGCCTGAACGTTTGA
- a CDS encoding class I SAM-dependent methyltransferase — protein MKEALNAQQRHWDKTFSETADMFGAKASEPAQDTAELLKKEGKQRILELGGGQGRDTLFFAGNGFHVDVLDYSEAGVNAIMDKAAQSGLSALVFAQSHDVRKPLPFADETFDACYSHMLYCMALTTSELEALSGEVLRVLRPNGLHVYTVRNTNDFHYGKGIHRGEDLYEVGGFTVHFFSMQKVEQLAKGYELLNVTEFEEGALPRKLFRVTLRKG, from the coding sequence ATGAAGGAAGCACTGAACGCACAACAGCGACACTGGGACAAGACATTTTCCGAGACAGCCGACATGTTCGGGGCCAAGGCCAGTGAACCGGCACAAGATACCGCAGAGCTTTTAAAAAAAGAAGGGAAGCAAAGAATCCTCGAATTAGGCGGAGGCCAAGGCAGAGATACCCTCTTCTTCGCCGGAAATGGTTTTCACGTGGATGTCCTCGATTATTCCGAGGCCGGCGTAAATGCCATCATGGACAAAGCCGCTCAGTCAGGCTTATCCGCGCTCGTTTTCGCCCAAAGCCACGATGTCCGCAAACCTCTCCCCTTTGCCGACGAGACATTCGATGCCTGCTACTCGCACATGCTTTATTGCATGGCGCTTACAACCTCCGAACTCGAAGCTTTATCCGGCGAAGTGCTGCGAGTGCTGCGCCCGAATGGGCTTCATGTCTATACGGTGCGCAACACGAACGATTTTCATTATGGCAAAGGCATTCACCGGGGCGAGGATCTGTACGAAGTTGGGGGTTTCACAGTCCATTTCTTCAGTATGCAGAAGGTTGAGCAATTGGCGAAGGGCTATGAACTGCTCAACGTTACTGAATTCGAGGAAGGAGCCCTTCCCCGCAAGCTTTTCCGCGTAACGCTCAGAAAGGGGTAA
- a CDS encoding phosphoribosylformylglycinamidine synthase: MLNRIEIGFKNGIREALGEKIKERIISHLRIDVASVRTFEIYTLDGELDQEELEKAAGGPLSDPVVQNYAINSSKTAGCDWFIEVGFRPGVTDNVGKTAGEALAVLTGKKVRVYTSRLYAISGVPLSALSQKDAARIASELLANDLIQRYDIYPGTAGEPGARIKPYIPQVIGADLPGTTEIDLNISDSELAKLSQERLLALSLEEMKIIQRHLQDETFVARREALGLSGKITDAELECLAQTWSEHCKHKIFNAKIIYDDGSGAPREINSLFNTCIKGSTNEIRKRMGANDWCLSVFSDNAGIIRFNDDWNLVFKVETHNSPSALDPYGGALTGIVGVNRDPFGAGRGAKLIFNTDVFCFAPPEYEKPLPARILHPRRIFEGVREGVEHGGNKSGIPTVNGCIVFDERYLGKPLVYCGTGGIMPARIQGELSHLKTILPGDIIVMTGGRIGKDGIHGATFSSEELHEGSPVTAVQIGDPITQKKMTDFLLIARDRSLYRAITDNGAGGLSSSVGETAGISGGCELDLARAPLKYPGLAPWEILISESQERMTLAVSPETIDEFLALARKMDVEATPLGRYTDSGWFHVRYGEKTVALIELPFLHDGLPQMNLRAAWRAPRHPDPDFPLPENLGAELRKMLSRLNICSKEFVIRQYDHEVQGGSVVKPLTGVCNDGPSDAAVIRPLLDSFEGIVVANGICPRYSDLDAYAMAAAAIDEAVRNAVATGASLDMLAGLDNFCWCDPVQTAKNPDGDYKLAQLIRANEALYELTTAYGVPCISGKDSMKNDYQIGDVRISVPPTLLFSTLGKIADVRQAVTMDVKKPGDLVYILGKTYRELGGSEWYAQHGAIGNSVPQVRPKTAKLLYRRLSLAIREGLVASCHDCSDGGLGVALAESAFAGGLGIDLELAKVPAEGISRDDELLFSESQSRFVTTIHPEQQEAFEAILGDSIFALIGKVAGQELLTIKGLTGNAIVEEKLSVLKEAWQQPLAS; the protein is encoded by the coding sequence ATGCTCAACCGCATCGAGATTGGTTTTAAAAACGGGATCCGGGAAGCCCTCGGCGAGAAGATAAAAGAGAGAATTATCAGCCACCTGAGGATAGACGTCGCCTCGGTGCGGACGTTCGAGATCTACACGCTCGACGGCGAGCTGGACCAGGAAGAGCTCGAAAAAGCGGCGGGCGGCCCCCTGTCTGATCCGGTAGTTCAGAATTATGCGATCAACAGCTCAAAAACAGCCGGCTGCGACTGGTTCATCGAGGTCGGCTTCCGTCCCGGCGTCACCGACAATGTCGGGAAGACCGCCGGCGAGGCGCTTGCCGTTCTCACCGGCAAAAAGGTGCGAGTCTATACGTCGCGACTGTACGCAATCAGCGGAGTCCCCCTGTCCGCTCTTTCCCAAAAAGACGCCGCCAGGATTGCCTCGGAACTCCTCGCCAACGACCTCATCCAGCGTTACGATATCTACCCCGGGACGGCCGGAGAACCAGGCGCCCGGATAAAGCCCTATATCCCGCAGGTAATAGGCGCCGACCTTCCCGGAACGACGGAGATAGACCTGAACATTTCCGACAGCGAATTGGCGAAGCTCAGTCAGGAACGGCTCCTGGCGCTCTCGCTTGAAGAGATGAAAATCATCCAGCGCCATCTGCAAGACGAGACCTTTGTCGCCCGCCGGGAGGCATTGGGACTCTCCGGCAAAATAACCGACGCGGAGCTGGAGTGTCTGGCGCAGACCTGGTCCGAGCACTGCAAGCACAAGATATTCAACGCCAAAATTATCTATGATGACGGAAGCGGCGCGCCCCGGGAGATAAATTCCCTTTTCAACACCTGCATCAAGGGCTCGACCAACGAGATCAGAAAACGGATGGGCGCAAACGACTGGTGCCTCTCCGTCTTTTCCGACAACGCCGGGATCATCCGCTTCAATGACGACTGGAACCTCGTCTTCAAGGTTGAGACGCATAATTCCCCCTCCGCCCTCGATCCGTACGGCGGGGCGCTCACCGGCATCGTCGGGGTAAATCGCGACCCGTTCGGCGCCGGCCGGGGGGCAAAGCTGATCTTCAATACCGACGTCTTCTGTTTCGCCCCGCCCGAATACGAAAAACCCCTGCCGGCCCGGATCCTTCACCCGCGCCGGATCTTCGAGGGGGTGCGCGAAGGCGTCGAGCACGGCGGCAACAAAAGCGGCATCCCGACCGTCAACGGCTGCATCGTTTTCGACGAGCGCTACCTCGGAAAACCGCTGGTCTATTGCGGCACGGGGGGAATCATGCCGGCCCGGATCCAGGGGGAATTGAGTCATCTGAAGACAATCCTGCCCGGCGACATCATCGTGATGACCGGCGGCCGCATCGGCAAGGACGGCATCCACGGGGCCACCTTCTCCTCCGAGGAACTGCACGAGGGCTCCCCGGTAACGGCGGTGCAGATCGGCGACCCGATTACCCAGAAAAAGATGACCGACTTTCTGCTTATCGCCCGGGATCGCAGCCTCTATCGGGCGATCACCGACAACGGCGCGGGGGGGCTTTCCTCCTCCGTGGGCGAAACGGCGGGAATCTCCGGCGGCTGCGAGCTCGACCTGGCCCGGGCGCCTCTCAAGTACCCGGGACTCGCCCCGTGGGAGATTTTGATCTCCGAATCCCAGGAACGGATGACGCTCGCCGTGTCGCCTGAAACAATTGATGAATTTCTCGCCCTGGCCCGGAAAATGGACGTCGAAGCCACGCCGCTCGGGCGCTACACCGATTCGGGATGGTTCCATGTCCGTTACGGGGAAAAGACCGTCGCCCTGATCGAGCTCCCCTTTCTTCACGACGGCCTGCCGCAGATGAACCTCCGGGCCGCCTGGAGGGCGCCGCGGCATCCGGACCCGGATTTCCCGCTCCCGGAGAATTTGGGCGCGGAATTGCGGAAAATGCTGTCGCGGCTGAACATCTGCTCGAAGGAGTTTGTTATCCGTCAGTACGACCATGAGGTGCAGGGGGGAAGCGTGGTCAAGCCGCTGACCGGCGTCTGCAACGACGGCCCCAGCGACGCCGCGGTTATCCGACCCCTGCTGGACTCCTTTGAGGGGATTGTCGTCGCCAACGGCATCTGCCCCCGCTACAGCGATCTCGACGCGTACGCCATGGCGGCGGCGGCCATCGACGAGGCGGTCAGAAACGCCGTCGCAACCGGCGCCTCGCTCGACATGCTGGCCGGCCTGGACAACTTCTGCTGGTGCGACCCGGTGCAGACCGCAAAGAATCCCGACGGGGACTACAAACTCGCCCAGCTCATTCGGGCCAACGAGGCGCTCTACGAACTGACTACGGCCTACGGCGTCCCCTGCATCTCGGGCAAGGACAGCATGAAAAACGACTACCAGATCGGGGATGTGCGCATTTCCGTTCCGCCGACGCTCCTTTTCTCGACGCTGGGGAAGATCGCCGATGTTCGCCAGGCCGTGACGATGGATGTCAAGAAACCGGGCGATCTGGTCTATATTTTGGGGAAAACGTATCGGGAGCTGGGCGGCTCGGAATGGTACGCCCAGCATGGGGCAATCGGCAACAGCGTCCCGCAGGTAAGGCCAAAAACGGCAAAATTGCTGTACCGGAGGCTGAGCCTGGCCATCCGGGAAGGACTGGTCGCCTCCTGCCACGACTGTTCGGACGGCGGTCTCGGCGTGGCGCTCGCCGAATCGGCTTTCGCGGGAGGTTTGGGTATTGACCTCGAGCTGGCAAAAGTTCCCGCAGAGGGGATCAGCCGCGACGATGAACTCCTTTTTTCCGAATCCCAGAGCCGCTTCGTTACGACCATCCATCCGGAGCAGCAAGAGGCCTTCGAAGCCATTTTGGGGGATTCCATCTTCGCCCTGATCGGGAAGGTTGCCGGGCAGGAACTGTTGACGATCAAGGGACTGACCGGAAACGCCATCGTGGAGGAAAAACTCTCCGTTCTGAAGGAGGCCTGGCAACAGCCGCTTGCCTCTTGA
- a CDS encoding phosphoribosylformylglycinamidine synthase subunit PurQ: MPRQIKAIVITGNGTNCEMETSRACRLAGFDTVEIVHISDLLTGAKRLDDYHFLNLPGGFLDGDDLGSAKAGANRILHARVSGNGERLYDQLQRFIEAGKLILGICNGFQLLVKLGVLPGLDGDYERQTATLTHNDSGRFEDRWVYLRGNAASPCIFTRGLSGIYLPVRHGEGKFITDNETTLKTIKRKNLIALQYSDQTCRDAARDYPANPNGSIDAIAGICNETGRIFGLMPHPEAYLHRTNHPRWTREELPEEGMGLLLFRNAAAFLRSEEFS, encoded by the coding sequence ATGCCCCGGCAAATAAAGGCTATCGTTATTACCGGCAATGGAACCAATTGCGAGATGGAAACGTCCCGCGCCTGCCGGCTGGCCGGCTTCGACACGGTTGAGATCGTCCATATCAGCGACCTTCTGACCGGCGCCAAACGACTCGACGATTATCATTTTCTGAATTTGCCAGGCGGCTTTCTCGACGGCGACGACCTCGGTTCCGCCAAGGCCGGCGCCAACCGGATTCTCCACGCCCGGGTATCCGGGAATGGCGAGCGGCTGTACGATCAACTCCAGCGTTTCATAGAAGCGGGAAAACTGATTCTGGGAATCTGCAACGGCTTTCAGCTCCTCGTCAAGCTGGGAGTTCTGCCCGGACTGGACGGCGACTACGAGCGGCAAACAGCAACGCTTACCCACAACGATTCCGGCCGCTTCGAGGATCGCTGGGTTTACCTGCGCGGCAATGCGGCCTCGCCTTGCATCTTTACCCGCGGCCTCTCCGGCATCTACCTGCCGGTACGGCACGGGGAAGGCAAGTTTATAACTGACAACGAAACAACCCTGAAAACAATCAAAAGGAAAAATCTGATCGCCCTGCAGTACAGCGATCAGACCTGCCGGGATGCAGCAAGGGACTATCCGGCGAATCCGAACGGCTCAATAGACGCAATTGCCGGGATATGCAATGAAACGGGCCGCATCTTCGGCCTGATGCCCCATCCCGAGGCCTATCTGCACCGGACGAACCACCCCCGCTGGACGAGGGAGGAACTCCCCGAAGAGGGCATGGGGCTTTTGCTGTTCCGTAACGCCGCCGCCTTCCTGCGCAGCGAGGAATTCTCTTAA
- a CDS encoding flavodoxin family protein translates to MANVIKVLGIYGSPRKGGNTDVLLAEALQGAKAAGARVDSLRVSDFKITPCRGCHDCTREGICRIKDDMQEIYPRLLDADIVILASPIYFYGVTGWTKALIDRSQALWERKYTLHDPALGDTAQKKKGFFISVGGTKGQKLFEGTSLTVKYFFDAFNAAYTGDLLFRKVDASGDIHKYPEAFPRAYAAGQKLVADFASEK, encoded by the coding sequence ATGGCAAATGTTATAAAAGTCCTGGGGATCTATGGGAGCCCCCGCAAGGGAGGAAATACCGACGTTCTGCTTGCTGAGGCGCTTCAAGGGGCTAAAGCGGCAGGCGCAAGGGTCGATTCGCTGCGGGTCAGCGACTTTAAAATCACCCCGTGCCGGGGCTGCCACGACTGCACCCGGGAGGGAATATGCCGAATCAAAGACGACATGCAGGAGATCTATCCGCGCCTGCTTGATGCGGATATCGTCATCCTCGCATCACCGATATACTTTTACGGGGTAACCGGCTGGACCAAGGCGCTGATCGATCGCTCCCAGGCGCTCTGGGAGCGAAAATATACGCTTCACGACCCGGCGCTGGGCGATACGGCGCAAAAGAAAAAGGGGTTTTTCATCTCCGTCGGGGGAACAAAGGGGCAGAAGCTCTTCGAGGGAACCTCCTTGACGGTAAAATACTTTTTTGACGCCTTCAACGCCGCCTACACCGGCGATCTTCTCTTTCGCAAGGTTGACGCAAGCGGAGACATCCACAAGTATCCGGAAGCCTTTCCCCGGGCTTACGCCGCCGGCCAAAAGCTGGTTGCCGATTTCGCCTCGGAGAAATGA
- a CDS encoding MFS transporter → MKKFNLKILLLLSLGHLVTDIYQGALPTILPFLKENLSLSYTMTGVILMAANFTSSFIQPLFGYFSDIKEKPFLLPAGCLCAGLGFSLLSLPSIYWIVLVLVGLSGLGVASFHPEGYKTAAGFTGEKPVMGMAIFSVGGNLGFALGPIIAVFIIKYGGFSSLPFIIIPSLLATGIILFYWGEITTGQAARKAVKDSSYKISRTTYISVILLIGIVMMRSWIQMGLMTYIPFYYINYLKGDPLYASALVSVFLLGGVLGTLGGASVADRMGHKRYLTFAMFLTALTLPLIFFVHGTALFLVLGVLGMIVVSTFTVTIVMVQRLLPHNLGIASGLMVGFAIGAGGICVTLLGVLADHFGVPFALKSIAVLPFLGLILSLLLRYPEHSMPEEPSPADN, encoded by the coding sequence ATGAAAAAATTTAACCTGAAGATCCTGCTGCTGCTTTCGTTGGGGCACCTGGTCACCGACATCTACCAGGGGGCGCTGCCGACCATACTGCCCTTCTTGAAGGAAAACCTGTCCCTTTCCTACACCATGACCGGCGTCATCCTGATGGCGGCGAATTTCACATCCTCCTTTATTCAGCCCCTCTTTGGCTATTTTTCCGATATAAAAGAAAAACCGTTTCTTCTGCCTGCCGGCTGTCTCTGCGCCGGCCTCGGATTCTCCTTGTTGTCCTTGCCGTCAATTTACTGGATAGTGTTGGTGCTGGTGGGCCTAAGCGGCCTCGGCGTCGCCTCGTTCCATCCTGAGGGGTACAAGACCGCGGCCGGTTTCACCGGGGAAAAACCGGTCATGGGCATGGCGATATTTTCGGTGGGAGGAAATCTCGGCTTTGCCCTGGGGCCGATAATTGCCGTTTTCATCATCAAATACGGCGGTTTTTCGTCATTGCCGTTCATCATCATCCCTTCTTTACTGGCTACCGGAATCATCCTGTTTTACTGGGGAGAAATCACTACCGGCCAGGCCGCCCGCAAAGCCGTAAAGGATTCCTCCTACAAGATTTCGCGCACTACTTACATCTCGGTGATTCTGCTGATCGGCATCGTCATGATGCGCTCCTGGATACAAATGGGCCTGATGACCTACATCCCCTTTTATTACATTAATTATCTCAAGGGTGATCCCCTTTACGCAAGCGCCCTGGTGTCCGTCTTTCTTCTGGGCGGGGTACTGGGAACGTTAGGCGGCGCCTCTGTCGCCGACAGAATGGGCCACAAACGCTATCTAACCTTTGCCATGTTTCTGACGGCGCTTACGCTGCCGCTGATTTTCTTTGTCCACGGCACGGCTTTATTCCTGGTTCTGGGAGTGCTGGGCATGATCGTGGTTTCCACCTTCACCGTCACCATTGTCATGGTGCAGCGCCTGCTTCCCCATAACCTCGGCATCGCCTCCGGGCTGATGGTCGGCTTCGCCATCGGGGCAGGCGGCATTTGCGTAACGCTGCTGGGGGTGCTGGCCGACCATTTCGGCGTGCCGTTCGCCCTGAAGTCGATAGCGGTTCTGCCCTTCCTTGGTCTTATCCTGAGCCTGCTTCTGCGCTACCCGGAACATAGTATGCCCGAGGAACCTTCTCCAGCCGATAATTAA
- a CDS encoding phosphatidylglycerophosphatase A, whose protein sequence is MGSGFAPFMPGTFGTFVGIPLYLVFSSLSWPIWLVTTLAFCFLAWYVANEAERLFGQKDAQCIVIDEIAGLQWTLFLVAPTLSHIAIGFVLFRIFDITKPFPARFFQDRLQGGGGIVADDLAAGVYGNIVLQLLIYWFKL, encoded by the coding sequence TTGGGAAGCGGGTTTGCGCCTTTTATGCCGGGAACCTTCGGAACGTTTGTCGGGATTCCTCTTTATCTGGTTTTTTCGTCCCTGTCCTGGCCAATCTGGCTGGTTACGACTCTGGCCTTCTGCTTTCTTGCCTGGTATGTCGCAAACGAGGCGGAGAGGCTTTTTGGACAAAAGGACGCCCAATGCATCGTGATTGACGAAATAGCCGGCCTCCAGTGGACGCTGTTTCTCGTTGCGCCGACGTTATCCCATATAGCCATAGGCTTTGTTTTGTTCAGGATTTTTGATATAACCAAGCCGTTTCCCGCGCGGTTTTTTCAGGACAGGCTCCAAGGCGGCGGCGGGATAGTGGCGGATGACCTGGCCGCGGGGGTTTATGGAAATATCGTCCTGCAGCTTCTGATTTATTGGTTCAAATTATAG